CAGACCTCGAAGACGGTGAACGACCGCATGGCGAACGTGCAGACCGCCTTCGCCAGCCTGCAAGAGCAAGTCGGCGCGATGAGCGAGCAGGCCCGGCAGATCGCCGAGGTCTCGAAAGGGCTGGGCGACCTGGAGCGCATCTTCAGCGCGCCCAAGTTGCGCGGCGGCGTGGGCGAGATGCAGCTCGAGAACCTGCTCTCGCAAGTCTTCGCGCGCGAGCAGTATGAGGTGCAATACCGCTTCTCGTCGGGCGAGATCGCGGATGCGCTCGTGCACCTGCCGCAGGGCGACGTGGTCATCGATTCCAAGTTCTCGCTGGAGAACTTCCGCCGCATGGCTTCAGCAGGGAGCGACGTGGAGCGCAAGGCGATGCGCCGCGAGTTCATAAAAGACGTGCGCAAGCGCATCGACGAGATCGCGGGGAAGTACATCCGTCCTGCCGAGGGCACGCTGCCGCTGGCGCTGATGTACGTGCCCGCAGAGAACGTGTATTACGAGGCCATCATCCGCGACGAAGCCGGCGACGACCTTTATGACTACTGCGTGCAGCGGCGTGTGTTCCCGGTCTCGCCGAATTCGCTGTACGCGTATCTGCAGACCATCATCGTGGGGATGAACGGCATGCGCGTGAGCCAGCGTGCGGAGAGCATCCTGCGTGAGATCCAGTCGCTGCGGCTCGAAGTGGAAGAGTTCGACGAGGTCTTCGGCAAACTCGGCACCCACTTGAAGAACGCGGTGAACAATTACGAGTTGAGCGCGCGGGAGCTCACCAAGCTCGAGAACCGCTTGCAGAGCCTGTCTGGGACCGACGGGCAGAAGTCGCTGTTCGAGGAGAAGAAGCGCGCGCTCGGCGCGGGAGAGTAAGAGCGGACGTCGCGCCAAAAAACTTTGGGGGACGCTTGCGCGTCCCCCGTTGTCTATTGCGGTGTGAGGCGACTTACTTCTTTTTCTTGCCGCCCTTTTTCTTTCCCTTTTTAGCTGCCATGGTTTTTATTCTCCCTTTCGATCTTGCGATCGATGTAGCAACGATGCTCAGTTGCGAATGAATCATGTATAGGTTCATACAAAAGTGATGTCAAGCGAAAAATCACTCTGCATGCGATGATCGAAAACGCGCGTTGCTGAAACAACTTGCGCTCACGTCCCGAGGCGACGCATGACGAACAATCCGACGCCGGCAAAAACATCTTGCCAGGTGTGCGCGATCATCGACGGCCGCAAGTTCTTGCGCACCACAGCGAGCGTGCCGAGCATCGCGCCGAGTATGCCGACGAGCACCATGCGCTCTTTTCCTTCGTAGAGATGCGACGCGCCGAACACCGCTGCGGACGCGAGTACGCCCACCACCATGCTCTTCGAGAGCGCGGCGAACTGGCGCTGCAAGTATCCGCGAAACAAGATCTCTTCGCACACGCCGGCGCTGACAGCGAGCAGGAAGAAGATGCCAAGCTCGAACACGTTCGCCGGCGCCATGAACTCGATGGCCTTGCGCATCTCCGGGATCTTCTTCTGTACCCCCATAAGAAAGCCGAGCGCGGCGAGCACAGCCACGCTGCCTATCCAGAAGACGGCAGCAATGGCAACGTCGATGAGCACATCGTCAAAGCTGCGCCACGAACGTCCGGTGAGTTGACGGATGGAATACCCGCGGCGGCGGATGCCGAGCCACACCACTCCAACGAGCGTCCACTGCATCGCGATCGCGGAAGCGTAGAGCAGCGGGCGCGAGCCCACGGAGAGCGTCTTCTTGGAGCGCGTCTGTCCGCTGAACGAGATTGCCAGCATGAGCAGCACGAGCAGCAGCGTGTGCCAGTAGCTGGCGATTTGCTGCCGCTGATCGACCAACGGCGGCACAATGATGGTGGGCGGCGGGTCGGGAAGCGGCGGCTGCGTTGTCATGATGAGCGGAGTGACGGCGGAAACGTGCGTCGTTGCGCCGGCCGCAACATCTTATAATGAACGGTTGCGGCAACCGCGCCATTCTCAGCAGGAGTCAATCGATCATGGGTCCAGCAAACACGGGGTCACCGAAATTGGACGACGCAGTCATCATCGCCGGAGTGCGCACCGCCATCGGCAAGTTCCAGGGCGCGTTGAACGACGTGCCCGCGCCCCAGCTCGGCGCCACCGTGGTGCGCGAGGTCGTGAAGCGCGCCGGCCTGGAGCCCGCGGAGATCGATGAGTGCATCATGGGCAACGTGGTCTCCGCCGGCCTGGGACAGAACCCGGCACGGCAAGCGGCGTTGCTCGGCGGACTTCCGCCCAGCGTCGGCGCCATGACCATCAACAAAGTCTGCGGCTCGGGACTGAAAGCGGTGGCGCTGGCGGCGCAGGCGATCCAGACGGGGAACGCGGAGATCGTGGTCGCGGGCGGGATGGAATCGATGAGCAACGCGCCTTACCTGCTGCCCCAGGCGCGCAAGGGATACCGCTTGGGCAACGCGCAGATCATCGACGCCGTGATCCACGACGGCCTGTGGGAGATCTACAACAACTATCACATGGGGCAGACGGCCGAGAACGTCGCCGAGAAATACAAGGTCACGCGCGAGGTGCAAGACGAGTTTGCGGTGAAGTCGCATCAGAAGGCGCTTGCAGCGTGGAAGGAATGCCGCTTCAGTTCGCAGATCGTCCCGGTGGAGATCCCAGCGAAGAAGAAGGGCGATCCGCCGATGAAGTTCGATCGGGACGAAGGCCCGCGCGAAGATACCTCTCTCGATACCCTGGCCAAGCTGAAGCCTGCGTTCAAGAAAGATGGCACCGTGACCGCCGGCAACGCGCCGGGGATGAATGACGGCGCGGCAGCGCTGGTAGTGACGAGCGCGACCAAGGCGAAAGCGCTCGGCAAGGAGCCCATGGTGCGCATCGTGGCGCAGGCGACCAGCGGCATCGATCCCGCGTGGGTGATGATGGCGCCGGTGGAAGCGGTCCGGAAGATCTGGGCGAAGACAGGATGGAAGGCAGAAGACGTGGACCTGTTCGAGCTCAACGAAGCGTTCAGCGTGCAGGCGTGGGCGGTGACGAAGGAGCTTGGACTGGACGCGAGCAAGGTGAACGTGAATGGCGGCGCGGTCGCGCTCGGGCACCCCATCGGCGCGAGCGGCGCGCGCGTGCTGGTCACGCTGATCTACGAGATGATGCGGCGCGACGTGCATCGTGGCGTGGTGGCGCTCTGCCTGGGCGGCGGCAACGCGGTCGCCATGGCGGTGGAGCGGTAAGGCGAGCGGTAAACGGGAAAAATCCGGGCAGGGCATCCTGCACCGCGATCCTCCTCTCTGACTGAATATGGAACTTCTTCATCACCAGGCGATGATGCGCGAGAGCGATGGCATGTTCGTGTGCAGCCGCTGCGGCCTGGTCAACCCGAGCGACGACCAGCCCTGCATCCCGGTAAACCTCGAGCCGGCGGACGAGGACACTGCCGCGTAGTACTGTTCCACATAACCGGCTGTTCCAGAATCACGACAAAAGCCCTCCGAACAACGTCAAACCGCGACACGAAGCCTATACTTCGAAGCGTCCATGCTTTTCAAGACGCTCAGCGCCGCGGTCTACGGGATCGATGCCAACCTCATCGAGGTGGAGGTAGACGTCTCCGGCATCCAGTCCACTGACGGTGGCATTTTCAATACCGTGGGTCTGCCCGACGCCACGGTGCGCGAGAGCCGCGAGCGTATCCGTGCCGCGCTGAAGAATTGTGGATACGACGTCCCGCCCACGCACATCACCATCAACCTTGCTCCCGCGGACCTGAAAAAGGAAGGTTCCGGTTTCGATCTGCCGATGGCGCTTGGCATCCTCGGCTGCTACGGCGCACTCACGCGCAAGACATTGGAAGATTACGTGGTGGTCGGCGAACTCTCACTCGATGGCGGAGTCCGCGGCGTGCGCGGCACGCTCTCGATCGCAGTAGCGGCGCGCGACCGGGGCATCAAGAACCTGATCGTGCCGGAGGTCAATGCGCGCGAAGCTGCGGTGGTCAAGGGCGTGAACGTGTATCCGGTGAAGTCACTCGTCGACGTGGTGAAGCTGGTGAACTCAGGCAACACAATTCCGCCGATGATCCTGGATCCGGACGTCGCGCTCAACGAAGCGCGGCGGTTCGCGGTGGACTTCTCCGACGTGCGCGGGCAGCAGACGGCGAAGCGCGCGCTCGAGATCGCCTCCGCCGGCGGACACAACATCCTGATGATCGGCCCGCCCGGCTCCGGCAAGACGATGCTGGCAAAGCGCATTCCCACCATCCTGCCGCCGCTTACCTTCAACGAAGCGCTGGAGACGACCAAGATCCACAGTGTGGCGGGAGTGCTCGAGCCGGGTGGCGGACTGGTGGGCACGCGTCCGTTCCGCTCGCCGCACCATACCGTCTCGGACGCCGGGCTGATCGGCGGCGGGATGATCCCGCGTCCCGGGGAAGTCTCGCTCGCGCACCACGGCGTGCTCTTCCTCGACGAGCTGCCGGAGTTCCCGCGCAACGTGCTCGAGGTGATGCGGCAGCCGCTCGAAGACGGATGCGTCTCCATCGCGCGCGCCGCGATGTCGCTCACCTTTCCCGCGCGCTTCATGCTGGCCGCGGCGATGAACCCGTGTCCGTGCGGGTATCACAACGACCAGCGGCATCGCGAGTGCCACTGCACCCCGCCCATGATCCAGCGCTACGTCTCGAAGATATCGGGACCGCTGCTCGACCGCATCGACATCCACATCGACGTCCCCGCAGTGAACTACAAAGAGCTGCGCGGCGGCGGGGCGTTGCCGGAGAGCTCGGCGAAGATCCTCGAGCGCGTGGTGCGCGCCCGCGACGTGCAGCTCGCCCGCTTTTCCGCCGGCGGCGAACGCATCTATTCGAACGCGCAGATGGGCTCGCGCGAGATCCGCGTTTACTGCGAACTCTCCCCCGACTGCGAGCATCTGCTGGAGCGCGCCATGGGGCAGCAGGGACTTTCCGCCCGCGCCCACGACCGCATCCTAAAGGTAGCGCGCACGGTGGCCGACCTCGAGGGTGTGCCGGCGATCCAGCCCAAGCACATCGCCGAGGCCATCCAGTACCGGACCCTCGACCGGACGTACTGGGCTTAAGACGGATTGCGGGGTCACGGGACCAAGCGTAGCTCTCTTGTCTCGGCGCAGCGAGTATCGAGAGTTCGTTGCGGATCGGTGAGGAATTGCCTCCCCAGCTCCAGGGCACACCGCCTGTACTG
This is a stretch of genomic DNA from Acidobacteriota bacterium. It encodes these proteins:
- a CDS encoding DNA recombination protein RmuC, yielding MSLEIVLAVVAGLAVLVAAVLLMRGREPGSAPAVEALRNDVNILRETNAKSIQLIAEQVRAIGGNVQTSLEAVRSDMGNRLDANASAMSQTSKTVNDRMANVQTAFASLQEQVGAMSEQARQIAEVSKGLGDLERIFSAPKLRGGVGEMQLENLLSQVFAREQYEVQYRFSSGEIADALVHLPQGDVVIDSKFSLENFRRMASAGSDVERKAMRREFIKDVRKRIDEIAGKYIRPAEGTLPLALMYVPAENVYYEAIIRDEAGDDLYDYCVQRRVFPVSPNSLYAYLQTIIVGMNGMRVSQRAESILREIQSLRLEVEEFDEVFGKLGTHLKNAVNNYELSARELTKLENRLQSLSGTDGQKSLFEEKKRALGAGE
- a CDS encoding acetyl-CoA C-acetyltransferase; its protein translation is MDDAVIIAGVRTAIGKFQGALNDVPAPQLGATVVREVVKRAGLEPAEIDECIMGNVVSAGLGQNPARQAALLGGLPPSVGAMTINKVCGSGLKAVALAAQAIQTGNAEIVVAGGMESMSNAPYLLPQARKGYRLGNAQIIDAVIHDGLWEIYNNYHMGQTAENVAEKYKVTREVQDEFAVKSHQKALAAWKECRFSSQIVPVEIPAKKKGDPPMKFDRDEGPREDTSLDTLAKLKPAFKKDGTVTAGNAPGMNDGAAALVVTSATKAKALGKEPMVRIVAQATSGIDPAWVMMAPVEAVRKIWAKTGWKAEDVDLFELNEAFSVQAWAVTKELGLDASKVNVNGGAVALGHPIGASGARVLVTLIYEMMRRDVHRGVVALCLGGGNAVAMAVER
- a CDS encoding YifB family Mg chelatase-like AAA ATPase → MLFKTLSAAVYGIDANLIEVEVDVSGIQSTDGGIFNTVGLPDATVRESRERIRAALKNCGYDVPPTHITINLAPADLKKEGSGFDLPMALGILGCYGALTRKTLEDYVVVGELSLDGGVRGVRGTLSIAVAARDRGIKNLIVPEVNAREAAVVKGVNVYPVKSLVDVVKLVNSGNTIPPMILDPDVALNEARRFAVDFSDVRGQQTAKRALEIASAGGHNILMIGPPGSGKTMLAKRIPTILPPLTFNEALETTKIHSVAGVLEPGGGLVGTRPFRSPHHTVSDAGLIGGGMIPRPGEVSLAHHGVLFLDELPEFPRNVLEVMRQPLEDGCVSIARAAMSLTFPARFMLAAAMNPCPCGYHNDQRHRECHCTPPMIQRYVSKISGPLLDRIDIHIDVPAVNYKELRGGGALPESSAKILERVVRARDVQLARFSAGGERIYSNAQMGSREIRVYCELSPDCEHLLERAMGQQGLSARAHDRILKVARTVADLEGVPAIQPKHIAEAIQYRTLDRTYWA
- a CDS encoding CPBP family intramembrane metalloprotease, which gives rise to MTTQPPLPDPPPTIIVPPLVDQRQQIASYWHTLLLVLLMLAISFSGQTRSKKTLSVGSRPLLYASAIAMQWTLVGVVWLGIRRRGYSIRQLTGRSWRSFDDVLIDVAIAAVFWIGSVAVLAALGFLMGVQKKIPEMRKAIEFMAPANVFELGIFFLLAVSAGVCEEILFRGYLQRQFAALSKSMVVGVLASAAVFGASHLYEGKERMVLVGILGAMLGTLAVVRKNLRPSMIAHTWQDVFAGVGLFVMRRLGT